The stretch of DNA CTTCATGCGCGATATGGATAGCCAGAACACTCCCATTCCACTCATGGTGTCGATCCAGTCGGAGGACTATCCCGGAGTCAATGAGGTGAATCTAGGCTATCTCCATTATGGTGATTCAGTCCTTATCCGGCGGCTTAGAATCATGCCTTTTATTGAGATCGGTGCGGTGGCCTTCTTCATCTTTCTCGGATTCTCAGGTTTTCAGGTGATTCGTAATACTGAGAAACAGCACATCTGGTTCGGGATGGCGCGGGAGACCGCCCATCAGCTTGGAACGCCGGTCTCTTCCCTCATGGGATGGTTGGAGCGGTTGCAGGAAAAGCCGGAAGCGGCCGCCGAAGTTTCCGATCAGATGGCTGATGATGTTGACAGGCTGAAGAAGATCAGCGACAGGTTTGCGCGAATGGGTTCCGTACCCAGGGTGGAAGAGATTGATCTGCGTGCTCTGATTCAATCGACGGCGACCTATTTCCAGAGCCGTCTTCCTCAGAGTGCCAGTGATGTTGCTCTCAGTGTGGTGGATGGCGATCCCGTAACGGTGACCGCAACGCCGACGCTGCTTTCGTGGGCGCTAGAGAATCTTGTGAAGAATGCCATCGATTCAGTCGATAAAACTGGCGGAAAGGTTACCATCAGCGCCGAAGCCGCCGCTAATGAAGCGATAATTTCAGTAACAGACACAGGACGGGGCATTCCGCGCCGCGACCGAAAGAACGTTTTCCGCCCGGGTTACACTACTAAGGAGAGAGGGTGGGGCGTCGGGCTCAGTATGACCAAAAGAATCATCGAAGACTTTCAGGATGGGAAAGTCAGAATTGTGAAGACTGATGTGGGCACAGGTACAACCTTTGAGATCAGGCTTCCGTTGCTGCGTAGCCGATAACGTCAACCTTAGAAGGGGATAACTATGATTTCAAGACGAAAATTCATTCAAGCTGTCTTGGCGACGTCTGCAATTCCGGCGGCATTGGTAAAGGGTGAAGTGAGAAGAGTATCGCGTTCAACCGGTAAGCCAGCTGTCATCTCTACATGGAGTTTTGGCGTAGAGGCTAACCAGGCGGCTATGAAAATCCTCGAGCGAAGAGGCTCGGCGCTGGATGCGGTAGAGGCGGGTGTGAGGGTACCGGAGGGAGACCCTGAAATGGGTGGGGTCGGTTACGGAGGTCTGCCTGATGAAGATGGTCACGTTACACTTGATTCGTGTATCATGGATTCAACGGGTAATGCAGGTTCGGTGGCCTTCATTCAGGACATTAAGCACCCCATCTCCGTGGCGAGGAAGGTAATGGAGCGCAGTAAACACGTCATGCTGGTGGGTGATGGAGCCAGGCGTTTTGCTCTATCACACGGTTTTAAGGAAGAGAATTTGCTAACCGATCAGGCGCGGGAAGCGTGGCTCAAATGGAAGGAAGGATTGAGTGATAAGGATAACTGGGGACCTAATGAAGATCACGATACCATTTCCATGCTGACGCAGGATGAAAAGGGAAATCTTGCTGGTGCTTGCACCACCAGCGGTCTCGCTTTCAAGATCCATGGCCGCATCGGTGACAGTCCCATCATCGGGGCGGGAATGTTTTGCGACAACGATATTGGAGCAGCCGGTGCCACAGGCCTGGGAGAGGAGGTCATTAAAACAGCCGGTAGTTTCCTGGTGGTGGAACTGATGCGACAGGGTTTCAAACCGGAAGATGCCTGCAAAGAAGCTCTGCAGCGTATAACGAGGAGATACAATGGAAATCCGGATTTTCAGGTTGCTTATATAGCTCTACGGAAAGATGGTGTTACTGGCGCCGCTGCTATCAAGGACGGCTTTCAGTATGCTCTTTATCAGTCGGGAAAGAACAGGCTGTACGATGTGAAGGGATTGACCTGAATCTCAGAGAATACCATTTACAACACAAAAGCCCCGAATTTCGGGGCTTTTGTGATTGTTCCGGGTTATAACGTCAGAAATCCTACGATTCCAGTTTCTCGATGACGAAATCCCAGTTGATAACATTCCAGAAAGCTTCCACGTATTTAGGACGGGCATTGCGGTAGTCGACGTAATAGGCGTGCTCCCATACGTCACAAGTGAGGAGCGGAGTTTGTCCCGAACTAATAGGGTTTTCGGCATTCTTTGCGCTAACGATCTGAAGATTCCCGCCGTCGTTGCTCACTAACCAAGCCCACCCAGAGCCGAAAGTGGTAATAGCTGTATTAGAAAACAGATCCTTGAATTCATCAAACGATCCAAACGCGCCGTTTATGGCTTGTGCCAGGGTGCCGGAAGGTTCACCGCCTCCGTTCGGACTCATACAGTCCCAGTAGAAGGAATGGTTCCAGTGCTGGGCGGCATTGTTGAACAGTCCACCCGTAGCGTTTGCGACAATCTCATCTAAATCCTGATCCTCGAACTCAGTTCCCTGGATCAGTTTGTTGAGATTCTGTACGTAAGTATTATGGTGTTTGCCGTGATGATATTCGAGCGTCTCGCTGGAGATGTGTGGCTCGAGAGAATCTTTCTCGTAGGGCAAGTCAGGTAATCTGTGTTCCATTATGGTTCCTCCTGATTCTATCTGAAATGTGCTGAGAATGCATTAACTACTTTTTGCAAATATATGGTTCTCCGCGCACTATTTCCAACGCCTATTTGGACTAAATTCGTCTACTTTATTCAAGTCAGGTTGGGGATGTCCCGTTATACTTTGACAGACAGAACTTATGGGACCTTCAAGGTTTTCGCGGATCAATGAATACTGGTAGGGAGCCGTGGCAATGAGATTCGAGAGACGTTACTGTATTCATCAAAATTTTTTTGACTTTTCGCTCTCTATCACTAACTTTGCCTACTTTTTGAGAGACAAGAATTGAGGTAATCATGGCACGAGTTTGCGAAATATGTGGAAAAGGTCCCGCGGCGGGGAATAATGTCAGTCATGCCCACAACAAGACGCGCCGTCGTTGGTTGCCCAATCTGAAACGGGTAAAGGCGGTTGTTAACGGATCGGTTAAGCGGATTAAAGTCTGTACCGCCTGCCTCCGCTCTGGCAAGGTCATCAAGGCCGTCTGAAAATCTTTCATTTAGAGAGAAGTTCGACTCTTCTTTTATGTCACTATCCTGGGAAAGTCCATCAAGATTTGGATAATCTCGAAGGTTGAAAGATTCTCACCCATGAACGATTAATCAGGTTCTTATCTTAATGAAACAAAAACCCGCCTTTGGGCGGGTTTTTGTTTTCAGGGAGGTGTGTGACTATTCGTATGAGGGAATCAGGTGGCGTTATTCGTGCCTCTGTCTCAGGAATGCCGGGATCTCCAGATCGTCATCCTTGAAGATGACAGGATCTACCTTCGACTCAGTTGGCGATTGTGCCTCTCCGGATTTCTTGGCCTCGTGTGTTGGTGCATTCACCGTGTTATGAATGGTGATTGCTTCCTTGCGGAATGTCGGTAGTATTTCCTTCCGAGATGATTCTTCTTCCACCGCGGTTGCTCTCATGGCGAAGCCTGTGGCGATGACCGTCACATGGATTTCATCTTTCATATTGGGATCTATGACAGCGCCGAAGATAATATTGGCGTCATCGCCCGCTTCTTCAAAGATGATGGATGTTGCTTCATCAACTTCCATAAGTGTCATCTTTTCACCACCGGTGATGTTCACAAGGACGCCTTGTGCCCCGCAGATATTCACATCATTCAGCAGCGGACTGGAGATGGCCTGTTGCGCTGCCAGCACCGATCGCTCTTCACCTTCGGCAATGCCTGTCCCTATGATAGCGTCTCCCATGTCCCGCATGACGGTATCAACGTCGGCAAAATCGAGGTTGATCAGGCCATGAAGGTTGATGAGGTCCGAGATCCCGCGTGTGGCTTGGAGCAGGATCGAATCGGCCATCTGGAAAGCTTCCACAACGGTAGTGGATTTATCGATGATGGAAAGGAGCTGCTGATTTGGGATCGAGATCAGCGTATCACAGTTCTTTTGCATATCGTCGATTCCGGATTCAGCCCGCCTCATCCGTTTGGGGCCTTCAAAATTGAACGGTTTTGTTACGACGCCTACAGTAAGCGCGCTCATCTCCTTTGCAATCTGAGCTACGATGGGGGAAGCACCGGTTCCGGTACCGCCGCCCATGCCGGCAGTGACAAAGACCATATCAGCCGCTTCCATGATGGATGCTACCGCGTCTTTTTCCGATTCCATGGCGGCCCGGCCTATATCTGCTTTCGCACCCGCGCCCAAACCCTTCGTCAGGTTTTTTCCGATCTGTATCTTCGTCTCTGATTTATTGTTGTCCAAGTCCTGTGCATCCGTGTTGATGGCGATAAAGTCAACGCCACCGAGGCCCGCAGATATCATACGGTTAATGGCATTTCCACCTGCACCCCCTACACCGATTACTTTGATTCTGGCCTTCTGGTCTGCTAGTGTGTCGAATTCGAACAGCATGATTCCCTCCTTATTTTACTCTCCCGCGAAGCTGACTGTTATTCCAAATTTGTGAAATCAGTGCTCCGTCATGTTGATGTTATTTTCAGTTTCTTAACTCCTTTTATCTAACTTCCGTCAAAGATTTCTAGAAGAATTCACTGAACCACCCTTTCACGCGACGAAAACCCTTCGAAAACGGCGGTTCGCGATCTGTTCCCAAGTTAATGTCCAAAGCTACAGTAGAACTGAACTGGACGAGGCCGATGGCAGTGGCATAGATGGGACTTGCGGCAATATCCATGATACCACTCAAACCTCGCGGAATACCGATCTTCACCGGTCCCTCGAGGACTTCTTCAGCCAGACTTGTAACGTTCTTGAGCAGCGCACCGCCCCCCGTGAGGACGATGCCAAAGCTGACCGGGCCGTCCACATCGGCACGGCTGATTTCGCGTTCTACCATATCGAAGATCTCTTTCATCCGTGCTTCCACATATCTGGAGATCTCATGTTCGGAAATCTTCCTGGCCATCTCGCCAGGCTTATGCGGTAGTTCAACTTCTAGATCCGTGGACGCCATCGATGCCTTTGCTGAACCGTACTTGATCTTAACGGCTTCAGCCTCCTCGATGGAAACTTGTGTCATCATGGCGATATCATTAGTAATGTTATTGCCGCCGAGCCCGATAACGGCAGAATGTCGTACGGCACTATCAAAGAAAACGGATACGTCGGTAGTTCCGCCCCCGATATCCACCAGGGCAACCCCTAGCTCCTTTTCATGACGTTCCAGGGCCGCCGCCGCCGATGCGAGAGGCTGGTAAATGAGCCCGTTAACTTCAATGCCCGCTTCTTCTACACACTTGCTGATATTCTTGGCTGCTGATGTGGCGCCCGTAACAAGGTGCACCTGCGCTTCCAGCCGTCTCCCTACCATCCCCAGAGGATTCTTCACGCCACCCTGTTCGTCTACTACGTATTCCTGAGGAAGGATGTGGAGGATACCTCGGTCAACGGGGAGGGAGATAGCCTTCGACATCTCCAGAACTCTGCTGATATCAGCGTTAGAAATTTCATGTTCATAGTTTACCGGGTGACCGTTCTTTGAAACGGCAATTGCCCCGTGCGTATTGATGCCCCTGATATGATCACCAGAAATGCCGACATAAGCGTCAGAAACTTTCAGATTGGCCATCTTTTCCGCTTTATGAACAGCGGATTCAATAGACTGAATAGTGTCATCGATGTTTATTACGATACCCTGTTTCACGCCCTCCGATGGGGCAATACCTGTACCGAGAAGTTTCAGTCCGGAGCTCTGTTCATCGTATTGCGCAATGACGCAGCATATCTTAGTGGTACCAATATCGAGACCGACACATATTCCTTTATCTTGAGCCATAATCAGTTCCTCAAGTTCTTTCTCTGACGATTATCTGGTTTCTGTAGCGCAGGTCAACATACTTGTAATCGTACAGAGAGCGGATGCCCGAAACCGTGAACGCAAATTTTCTCAGCATATTGAGCTGATGCGGCACCTCTATGGCGCCGAGATAGATTTGAGTGGGGCGCTTAGCCAGAACAATGACATATTCATCGCCCGCATCTACCTTCATTTCAGAGATGTTACTGTAGAGGTTGGTAAAATTTGTCCTGATCAGATGGAGATATTCCACCGCTTCCATAACTTTTTGGGAAAGACACTGTTTACCGATCGGGTAAAGTTCCGTCGCCGGATTGAAGCCGGTGAGAGTAGGGATATCGAAATCGAAACTGCCGTTTTCAGTGGGGAGGACAACACCGTCCGCATCGATCATGATGAAAGGCGCAAGATTCAGATAAGCGATAGGGGATCGTTCGATGAGATCGATATTCAAGGTAGAGGGGAAATCCCTACTGATTCTGGCCCCTTTAACGAATGGGTGTTCCTCCAGTTTTCGCTGAATGGCTTCTAGGTCAATATCCATGAGGGAAGGGAAGCGGGGCAAATCGATTGACTCAAGTATATCTTCCCGCTGTAGGTGACTGTGTCCTGCCACCCTGATATTCAAGACATCGAAATGATCGAAAGAATCAGCCCAAGAAAAGGCGAATAAAATGAGCACCGCCACCGATACCAGAGAAAAAGTTACAACTGTTGCCCGCACAAGAAGGGAAACCCACTGAGGCATCCGTTTTATTGATCTGCCTTTACGTTTCTTGTTTTTTGTCTGTCGCTTACGCATCAAAGTGTCCTTGTGGGAAACCGAGAGTCTTAATCTCAAGTTCCAGATCGATATCGAATTTTTCCTTAATCTCCTTACGTGCTGTCCGGATCAATTCGGCAATGTTTTCTGCCGATGCCTTACCGTGATTGACGAAGAAGTTGGCGTGCTGTGGAGAGATTTCCGCATCGCCTGATCGTTTCCCCTTTAGGCCGGCCTTGTCGATGAGGTAGCCGGCGGCTTGGGCATGGGGCGGATTCTTGAAAACACTGCCAGCGGAGCGGAACCGAAGCGGTTGTGATAACTTGCGGCTGGCACTGGACTTGGCCTTCAATTCAGCGATTTTATCCGGCAACCCTTTCTGGAACTCGAACTGCGCTGATAGAAGAACCTCACGATCAGTGAGAGAAGAATAGCGGTAGCCGAAGTCAATTTCACGCTTCAAATAGGTTTTCGGCTTTCCGTCGGGGGTGATGACATTAACAGTGGTCAGGAAGTTAGATATCTCGTGACCGTAAGCGCCGGCGTTCATCCTGATAGCGCCGCCGAGCGTCCCGGGAACACCGATCAGGCTTTCCACACCGGCTAGATCGTTCTTGATGCACTCTTTCACGAAATGACCCATCATGGTACCGCTCTGGGCAAAGACGCTGGTGCCGTCAATTGTAAGCTTCTTGAAGTGTTTCGCGAGGCTGATAACGAAGCCGTCAAAACCGTCATCACTTACCAGAAGATTCGAGCCGGAACCGGCGAAAAAGACTTCCACGCCGTGATGACCTACGAAGCGCAATAAAACTTTCAGATCTTCTTCGTCAGCGGGATAGAAGAATCCCAGTGCCGTACCGCCGATACCGTACGAAGTGTGGCGCGACATCGGTTCGTTCCACTTTACTGTACCGTTCATTTCTTCTTCCAGATCTCTGAATTCTTTGCTAACGGTTGACACTTCAAACTTCTATTTTCTCTCCCTGTAGTACGGCAACGTATTGATCCCCCATGCGCCAGATATCACCGGCACCCAACGTTATTACTAAGTCACCTTCGTTTACCAGCGCCCTCAATGCCGCCACCACCGATTTCTTGTCTTTAACCCAGTGGACATCCTTATGCCCCATGGACTTTGCAGCATTGACGATTAATTCTCCACTAACCCCTTCGATGGGCTCTTCCCTGGCGGGATAAACATCCGTTACAATGAGGACGTCGCTGATGAGGAAAGCGCGTGCAAAATCTTCGTAAAAATCCCTGGTGCGCGTATAGAGGTGAGGCTGAAAGACAGAGACTAGTCGTCTCTCCCAGCCATTCTTGACCGCCTTCAATGTTGCCGATACTTCTGTAGGGTGGTGTGCATAATCGTCCACTACCATAATGTCGTTAAAGATCCCCTTGATTTCGAATCGCCTGCGGACACCAGAGAAATTCTTCAACCCTCTCCTGATCGTATCGAAGTTGATATCCAGTTCAAAGCTCAGCCCAATGACGGCCAGGGCGTTTTTGACATTGTGGGCGCCTGGAACCTGGAGCTGAATTGATCCTAATTCTTCATTCTTATGCTTTACCACGAAGTCCGTCTGAATCTCGCGGTACTCCATCTGTTCCGCGCGGAAATCGGCATCCTTAGTAAAACCGTAAGTAACGACGGGACGACTGATGTTGGGGACAATCTTCTTCACCAGCGGTTCATCAGTACAGGCGACTACAGTACCGTAAAACGGCACCGCATTTGCAAATTGGGTGAAGGCGTTCAGCAGATCTTCCTGACTATCGTAACAGTCCATATGATCACTGTCGATGTTGGTGATGACAGCGTATGTCGGACTGAGCTGGAGGAAACTCTTGTCGAACTCATCTGCCTCTACCACGATCACATCTCCCGCTCCGAGTAACGCATTGACATTAAGGCTCTTCACGACGCCTCCCACGACGATTGTGGGATCCAGTTCGCCCGCTGTTAAGACTGCGCCCATCATCGAAGTGGTGGTCGTCTTGCCATGTGTGCCGCCGATAGCAATGCTTATCGCCTTAAGCTTGAGAAGTTCACCAAGCATCTCCGCCCGGCGGATAACGGGAATACCGCGGTCTCTGGCAGCCTGGACCTCTGGATTGTCCATGTTGACCGCCGATGAATAAACCAGCATGTCACTGTCGTTGATGTTATCATAGCCATGACCTTCGAAAATGACGGCGCCCTTCTGCCTCAAACTTTTAGTAATCTCTGACGGTTTAAGGTCTGATCCTGACACATTGAAGCCAAGGTTGAGTAGCAGTTCGGCAATGCCGCTCATACCGATTCCGCCGATACCAACAAAATGAACTTTTCTGATCTTGCCAAACATCACGCTTCCGCCAAAGCTACGATTTCATCGACGATCCGTTCGGCCGCATCCTGTACAGCCGCGCCTCCAGCCTTTATGCTCATGGCCGCTAGCCGCTCCTTATCCCCAATCATAGATTGTATGGCCTCTGTGAATGAGTCGTTTGCCAGATCGCCTTCCTTGATAATCACGGCGGCGTCCCTGTCGGCGAGGTTTTGGGCGTTCTTCATCTGATGATTGGCGGCAGCACCGGGAAAAGGGATCAGGAGCGACGGTTTGCCACAATAGGCGATCTCCGCCAGGGCTAGGGCACCCGCCCGTGAAACAATCAGGTCTGCCGCCGAATAGACAGCACCCATATCGTCCGTGAAAGGGAAGACCTTCACCACCGGCGAATCTGTCTCAAAATGCTTCAACTGTTCGTAGTGTGCCATCCCGGTCTGCCAGAGGATTTGAATATTGTTCGTCTTCATCTGTTCGACAGATGCGGTGACAGTGTCATTCAGCGCTTTGGATCCTTGACTTCCGCCGATGACAGCAAGTACCGGTTTTCCGTGGTCCAAGTTGAAATGATTCAACGCTTCATGTTTGCTCATCGTATTCAGATCCTTGCGCACAGGATTGCCAGTGAGACGGAAACTTTTTTTTTAAGGTATGCGGCACTTTCCTCATAACTGAGACAGAGGCGTCCGACTCTCTCTGCCAGCCATCTCGTAGTTAATCCCGGATACGAGTTTTGCTCATGAATGAGAGTGGGAATCTTTTTATGCACGGCGGCGAGAAGCGGCAGGCCGCTGGCATACCCGCCGGTCCCCACGACTACGTCGGGCGAAAACTGGGTCAATAGTCGTCTCGATTGCCAGTATGCGGTGAGGAATCGCCACGGAAACAGCAGATTCCGTGCCACAGCGACACTAGAAAATCCTCTGGCAAATCCCCTGATATTCAGAAGTGTATAGGGGTAATCGCCGTGAGGGAACTTACTTGCTTCAATACCATATTTTGAGCCGACAAAATGAATCTGGACATACTGCACTTTCTCTTTGAGTGCATGGGTGATAGCGATGGCGGGGAAAAGGTGACCCCCGGTGCCGCCACCTGCCATAACAACATTCAGTCCGCGTTCAGGCAAAGAGAACTCCTGCTGGTTTTTTTTCACGTACAATACGTTTCGCCATTGAGATGTTTAACAGAATTCCAATGGATAGAAGATTGGTAACAAGACCGCTGCCGCCGAAGCTGATGAAAGGCATGGGGAGACCTGTAGTTGGCACCATAGCGGTCACTACGGCGGAGTTGATGAAGGCGTATAAGATTACCTGAAGCGCAAGCCCCGTTGCCAGAAGAATGCCAAAAATATCGGTACACCCTTTGGAGATTTTCAGCGCTCTCTGGAAGAGAGCCAGATAGAGTGTGATAATCAGAAAAATACCGGCGAAGCCCACTTCTTCGCCGATGATAGACAGGATGAAATCAGTGTGTGGTAGCGGTAGGAAAAGGTTCTTGCCGACACTTTCGCCAAGGCCGACGCCGGTGATGCCACCATTGCCGAGACTGATGAGTGACTGCTGAACCTGATAGTTCATTCCCGAAATGTCGAGACCCCCGCTGAAGAACGACTTGATACGGGCGATACGGTATTCGGCGGCCAGCAGCACCGGAATCAGGATAGCGATGGATACACTTGCCGTTGCAATAATATGAGGCAGCCTGGCACCGCTTACAAAGAGTAGTGTGACGGAGATCATTCCGATCATGACAGCTGTACTGAAATCGGGCTGAATGATGATCAATCCCATAATAATCCCTATTACGACGATGGGGGGAAGAAACCCGGTAACGAAATCGCGCAATTGATCGCGTTTCTTATCGACGTATGCCGCCAGGTAGAGAATAATGGCGAATCTGGCAATATCCGAAGTTTGGAGCGAGAGCAGTCCCAGTGACATCCACCGTGCCGGTGAACTGTTGCCCTGCACAAGGTAGAGGACTTTAGTCAGGATCAGCAGTACAATACTTCCGATCAGGAAGGGGGATGCAATCTTCTTGAGGATTCGATAATCGACTCTCATTGCTGTGATCATGAAGATCAGGCCTATGGCGGCTCTCAGCAGGTGACGTCGGAAGAAGTGTGTTCCGTTGCCGTAATTTTCCATGGAGATATTTGTGCTGGCGCTGAATACCATGACCGTTCCGATGGAAACAAGAATAAGAGCAATCGTGAGCAGGCTTTTGTCGTAATGCTGTGAAGATACCTGGATTGCCTTCACTGTTGACTCTCCAGAGCGTTGACAGCCTGTTTAAAGGTATCGCCGCGTTCCTCGAAATTAGTGAACATGTCGAAGCTGGCGCATCCCGGGGCAAGAAGGACGGTATCACCGGACTGGGAATAATCATGTGCGAGGGAGACAGCTGAATCGAGCGAGTGGGCTCTTGTTGAGGGGGGTATGGGTGAGAGGGACTCTTGGATTCGATCAGCCGCCTCTCCCAGCACGATGATTCGTTTCACCTTTCCCGCGAGGTAGGGGTGAAGTTCCCGGAAGTTTGCACCTTTATCTCTGCCGCCCATGATGAGGATGACAGGTCCTGGGAATGAATCCAGTGCAACCTTTACAGAATCGATGTTAGTTGCCTTGGAATCGTTGTAGTAATCGACGCCATCGAGCGTGAGGATATACTCGAGGCGGTGTGGTACTCCGCTAAATGTTTGCATCACCTTCCCAATAGCTTCGACAGTTACGCCGAGCAGACGGCACGCCGTTGCGGCCGCAAGGAAGTTGGTCAAATTATGAACACCGGGAAGCGATACATCCTTCTTGTAAATAAGGATTTCATCTGCTCCATCATAGATCTTCGTTTCATTGACACTGAAGAGGGAATCGCTGTGACCGGCGAGTGAGAAGGGGATAAGTTGCGCCGTTGTATGAATCATAGCTGACAGCTGGGAGTCATCGCTGTTGAAGATGACGGTGTCGTCAGCAGTCATATTCTCCATGATGCGCATCTTGGCGGCGGCATAATCATCCACCGTTGGATACCGGTCGAGGTGATCAGCAGTTAAATTCAATAAGACAGCAACCTTGGGATGGAAATGACGAATGTGCTCCATCTGGAAACTGCTGATCTCCAGGATGTGTATGCCTTTCTCAGGTCGAGTCTCAAGAGTAGAAGTGACTGTTTCCGAAAAAGGGATACCGATGTTGCCAGCGAGAAAGGGATTAAACTTGCCCCTGGTACACATTTCCGCCAGCATTGTAGTAGTGGTGGTTTTGCCATTTGAACCTGTAACTGCCACGACAGGCAAGTCTGTAAACCAGCTGGCGAGTTCGACTTCGCTCACTACTGGTATCTCCTTCTCGCTGGCACATCGGATGGCATCGGCATCCTGTGGGACTCCGGGGCTGACTACCATCATGTCTGCCTCAAAGATTTTTTCTGAGTGGCCACCAAATTCCATGGCTACACCCAATCTTTCCAATTCAGATAAATCCTTAGTTAATAAAGGTGACTCATTTTGATCGCTGAGAAGAGCGTTGGCCTCCTTCTTGATAAGGAGCCTGGCGGCAGCAGCGCCGCTTTTCCCGGCGCCAATGACGGCAACTGTCTTGCCCTTTAATTCAATATTCTCTCTTACGCTGATATCTATCATCGGATCTTGAACGTGCTCATGGTCATCAGGGCGAACAAAATTCCGATAATCCAGAATCGGATAACCACTTGTGTTTCCTTCCACCCTTTCATTTCATAGTGGTGGTGGATGGGAGCCATGCGGAAGAATCGTTTTCCTTCCCCGTTTTTTTGTTTACTCCACTTGAAGTAGCTGAGCTGGATAAGGACGGAGACTGCTTCCCAGACGAAGACGCCGCCAAGGATCACAAGAAGGAATTCTTTTTTCACAAGCAAGGCGAGGGTACCCAGGGCGCCTCCGGCAGCGAGAGCTCCTGTGTCGCCCATAAAGATCTGTGCTGGCGGTGCGTTGAACCAGAGAAATCCGAGACAGGATCCCATGAGAGCAGATGCGAAAATGGCCAGCTCACCAGCACCGGGTAGATAGATGATATTCAGGTAATCGCTAAAGTCCACACGGCCCGAGATATATGCCACTACTCCCAGGGCGACGGCACAGATAGCAAGTAGACCGGAAGCAAGGCCATCGAGACCGTCCGTAAGATTGACGGCGTTCGAGCTGGCGGTCACCACCACCATTACCCATGGGATATAAAGGAAGCCGAACGAAATTTCAAGGTTTTTGAAGAAAGGTATTGAAGTGATGCCCCTAGTTTCGGCAAACTCTGGCGCCAGAAAAAGCCAGCTTCCCAGCAAAAGTCCGATAACGATCTGGCCTGTCAGCTTGTAGCGGGCGATGAGTCCTTTCTTGGTTTTCTTGACGGTTTTCAGGTAGTCGTCCATAAAACCGAGAATGCCGGTTCCTACCGTCACAAAGAGTATCATATGGATATAAGGATTTTCCAGGTTAGCCCACAAGAGG from Candidatus Neomarinimicrobiota bacterium encodes:
- the mraY gene encoding phospho-N-acetylmuramoyl-pentapeptide-transferase, with product MLYHLLYPLTSYISGFNLFQYITFRSAMAAITALLISFIVGPLLIKLMRSRQIVEEIRDTGPETHHIKKGTPTMGGVILLLAVILPTLLWANLENPYIHMILFVTVGTGILGFMDDYLKTVKKTKKGLIARYKLTGQIVIGLLLGSWLFLAPEFAETRGITSIPFFKNLEISFGFLYIPWVMVVVTASSNAVNLTDGLDGLASGLLAICAVALGVVAYISGRVDFSDYLNIIYLPGAGELAIFASALMGSCLGFLWFNAPPAQIFMGDTGALAAGGALGTLALLVKKEFLLVILGGVFVWEAVSVLIQLSYFKWSKQKNGEGKRFFRMAPIHHHYEMKGWKETQVVIRFWIIGILFALMTMSTFKIR